A window of Euwallacea fornicatus isolate EFF26 chromosome 25, ASM4011564v1, whole genome shotgun sequence contains these coding sequences:
- the LOC136346935 gene encoding uncharacterized protein — MGVNMVSRIFVSAPVCILTLYFTLLTNGVSAKNITCYSCSSYPNNSGCSDPLGSNVPTISCDGSVNSCYKAVYKIRNDTVTSRGCYTKSNATCASINATLIVNNTAISDFSCLECRTDLCNSSVAFGVSLITVVATLLSLTLL; from the exons ATGGGAGTAAACATGGTATCGAGAATTTTCGTTTCCGCACCCGTTTGCATTTTGACACTCTACTTTACTCTTCTCACCAATG GCGTCTCTGCAAAGAATATTACATGCTACAGCTGTTCTTCGTATCCCAACAATTCTGGCTGTAGCGACCCATTAGGCTCAAACGTCCCCACCATATCTTGTGATGGAAGCGTTAATTCTTGCTACAAAGCCGTGTACAAAATCC gGAATGATACAGTGACTTCACGTGGTTGTTATACAAAAAGCAATGCTACCTGCGCCTCGATAAATGCTACCCTGATTGTTAACAATACCGCCATTTCTGATTTCTCATGCTTGGAGTGTCGCACTGACCTGTGCAATTCGTCGGTAGCATTTGGGGTGTCATTGATCACTGTTGTTGCTACACTCTTATCATTAACACTTTTGTaa
- the LOC136346923 gene encoding uncharacterized protein — MQFVVSLTVAVAALCYVWAENPTDFTKANSVFDFTVQDIEGNDVSLDKYKGHVLIIVNVASNCGLTEKNYEQLNALYEKYENKGLRILAFPCNQFMQQEPGTNEEIAEFAKNHSVAFDMFSKIEVNGDNAHPLYKFLKYKQPGTTPNNSSIEWNFAKFIVDKEGQVVERHVPKKDPLDLIPSVEKYL; from the exons ATGCAATTCGTAGTCTCGCTAACAGTTGCCGTAGCAGCTCTCTGCTACGTTTGGGCGGAAAACCCTACAGATTTCACTAAGGCAAATTCAGTCTTCGATTTTACCGTCCAAGATATAGAGGGAAATGACGTTTCCTTGGACAAGTACAAAGGACACGTTTTGATCATCGTTAACGTGGCTTCAAACTGTGGTTTAACTGAAAAGAACTATGAGCAGTTGAACGCCTTGTATGAGAAATACGAGAATAAGGGTCTTAGAATATTAG CTTTCCCATGCAACCAGTTCATGCAGCAAGAGCCTGGCACCAATGAAGAAATTGCGGAATTCGCCAAAAATCACAGCGTCGCATTTGATATGTTCTCTAAAATAGAAGTTAACGGTGATAACGCTCATCCCCTCTACAAATTCTTGAAGTACAAGCAGCCCGGAACCACCCCGAACAACAGCTCGATTGAGTGGAATTTTGCCAAGTTTATTGTGGATAAAGAAGGACAG GTTGTCGAAAGGCACGTGCCAAAGAAGGACCCTCTGGACCTGATTCCATCCGTGGAGAAATACCTCTAA